From the Synechococcales cyanobacterium T60_A2020_003 genome, one window contains:
- a CDS encoding exopolysaccharide biosynthesis protein, with product MHSKFSQDIKQLLEQLAQRPLTLRDVLNETSERGFSLVIGLLVLPFLFPMPPGLTTILGSGCLLLSLQMALGRRSPWLPRRVAQFQFPPKLIQQLLHNLKQVTRVVERIARPRWQRVARSPHSCQINGLCISWLTLLLMLPVPLTNPIPTVGILVFSVATLESDGLLMCLGYGLTLLITAIFIAAAYVLWRSPALLEQFM from the coding sequence ATGCATTCAAAATTTTCCCAAGATATTAAACAGCTTTTAGAGCAATTAGCCCAGCGTCCGCTGACCCTGCGCGACGTTTTAAATGAAACCTCCGAACGAGGATTTAGCCTGGTGATTGGGCTGCTGGTGCTGCCCTTTTTGTTTCCCATGCCCCCCGGACTCACCACCATTTTAGGGTCGGGCTGTTTGCTGCTGTCCCTGCAAATGGCGTTAGGACGGCGATCGCCCTGGCTGCCTCGGCGGGTGGCGCAGTTTCAGTTTCCCCCGAAGCTAATTCAACAGTTGCTGCATAACCTCAAGCAGGTTACAAGGGTGGTCGAACGAATCGCAAGACCCCGATGGCAACGGGTAGCCCGATCGCCCCACAGTTGTCAAATTAACGGGCTCTGTATTTCCTGGTTGACGTTGCTTTTGATGTTGCCCGTTCCGTTGACGAATCCCATTCCCACCGTCGGGATTTTGGTGTTTTCGGTGGCAACGTTGGAATCCGATGGTCTGTTAATGTGTTTGGGGTATGGGTTGACGCTGCTGATTACGGCTATCTTTATCGCGGCGGCCTACGTGCTGTGGCGATCGCCCGCACTTCTGGAACAGTTTATGTAG